Within the Thermodesulfobacteriota bacterium genome, the region CGCCGAAGCCTTTCAGGCCCAGTAGCGCCCCCCGGCCGTAATCCATTTGAATGACCGGCGTGATGATGATGCCGGCAATGGCGCCGATGGCGGCCGACAGGGCGAAGGACAGCATGATCAGGTTGCGGTCGTTGATGCCCGCCAGCCGGGCGGCGTCCCGGTTGATGGCGCAGGCGCGCATACTTTTACCGGTCATGGTGTAATTGAAGAAGTAAACAAACAGGCCCACCGTCAGGACCAGGGCGCCGATGATCCAGAGGGTCTGGGGAAGAATAGTGGCGCCCAGCACATGAAGGCTTTCTTCACCGGAGAAATGCCGCATGTGGCGGGACTCCTTACCCCAGAAAAGCATGGCCAGCCCCTTTATCAATATGGATACCGCGATGGTGATGATGATCAGCCGCAGCACCGAGGGGTTTTTCACCGGGTTGATGGTGGCGCGCTCCATCAGCACGCCCACGGCCATGACAAAGGCCGCCGTCAGCATAAAGGCGACGGGCAGGGGCAGGGGCAGGACCATGGTCAGGGTGACCATCATCAGCCCGCCCAGGACCACGAACTCGCCCTGGGCGAAATTGATGATGCCGGTGGCGTTGTAGATGATGTTGAACCCCATGGCCACCATGGCGTAGATGCAGCCCCGCTGGATGCCCATGAACAGGAACTGCAGGAAATCGGAAAACTGGCCGCCGCTATCCATTATGGTTTTTCTGCCTATAATTATAAAGACGCGTGGGGGGAGCGTATTCCCCCCACGCGTCTTATTCTTGCCGCAGAAACGGCGATCAGTCTTCCAGCACCACGAACTTTCCACCCTTGACGGTCAGCATTTCAAAGGCGTTCTTGTCCAGCCCGCTGTGATCCTGGGCCGACATCTTGAACGCGCCGCCGGTGCCCGTGAACTCGGTGGTTTCAATGGCGTCGCGCAGTTTGGCCGGGTCATCGCCGACTTTCTTGAGGGCGTTGACGACAATGTGCAGGGCGTCAAAGGCATGTCCGCCGAAGGTGCTGACCGGCTCGTTGAACTTGGCTTCATATTTGGTTTTGTATTCGGTCAGAACCGCCTTCTGGGGATGATCGGCGGCCAGGGTATCGACAGCCAGGAGCCGGCCGGCCGGGAAAATAATTCCTTCGCCGGCTTCGCCGGCTGCTTCCGCGTATTTGATGTTACCGAAGCCGTGGCTCTGATACAGCGGGATCGTCAGATTCAGCTGTTTCATGTTTTTGGGAACAATGGCCTGGGCCGGCTCGATGGACCAGTTGATGACGGCCTGGGCATTGGCTTTACGGATGTTGACCAGCTGGGCGGTCATGTCCGTGTCGGTGGGCGCGTAGGTTTCGTCGGCCACGAGATTGATCTTGTATTCCGCGGCCAGGGCCTTGAGCTGGGTGCGGCCGGCATCGCCAAAGCCGCTGGTGGCGGTGATCAGGCCCACGTCCTTGATGCCCTTGGAGATCATGTGCTCGTAAATCCGGCGGACGGCGTCGCTGTCCTTCTGGGGGGTCTTGAAAATCCAGTATCTTTCCGCCACGGGTTCAACAATGGCGGCGGCGGCGGCACAGGAGACCAGCGGAATCTTGGCTTCCTGCATGATCGGGATAATGGCCATGGTGGTGCCGGTAACCGACGGTCCGATGATGGCGCAGACCTTGTCCTTCTCGATCAGCTTCTTGACGGCGGTGACCGCCCGGGTATTGTCGGCCTGATCGTCTTCAATGATGAGTTTGATCTTGCGGCCGTTAATGCCACCAGCGGCGTTGATTTCATCGGCCAGCATTTCGGCGGTTTTCTTTTCCGGTTCACCCAGCCAGGCCGCTTTGCCGGTCACGGCAAACAGGCAGCCGATCCGGATTTCTTCGGTTTCGGCATAAACCATTCCACCCCAAACGGTTAAAAGAACCAATCCTACTGCCAATGCCAGAACTGTTTTTTTCATTCCCTTCCTCCCTTTTATCGTTATTATGGTTTCACCCGGGGCCGCCCCGCCGGGAAAGCCCTTTTTTCAAGAGCTATCCGCGTTCGCGAGGTTTTTACTCCAGCATCCGGATGTTGGCTCCCTTGAGAAGCGCGATGGCCCGATCCACGTCGTCAAAGCGGAAAATCAGCATGGCCGATTCCCCCGGCTTTTCGATGAACGCGTACAGGTACTCGATATTCAGGCCCTGCTCCTCGATCCCGGCCAAGGTCCGGCCCAGGGCCCCGGCCTCATCCGGAACCTGCACGGCCACCACTTCGTTCTGCTTGACGATAAAGCCCCGCTCCTTCAATGCGGCCAGGGCTTTTTCGTTGTCGTTCACTATCAGTCGGAGAATACCGAAATCGGAGCTGTCCGCCAGGGCCATGGCCCGGATATTCACACCGGCCTCTCCCAGCGCGGTGGCAATATGGGCGATCCGGCCGGACCGGTTTTCCAGAAACACGGAAAGCTGGGTAATCCTGTTGTGGGCAGTCAAAATAATCGTCCTTATCCGTTCAGGGGTAAAAGGTCAGCAGGCGCTGTCCATCCCCCGGACTGTTTGAAATGTTTAGTTATAATGATAAAGACACTGCTTTTATACCCTTTGCCTATAACAGGATCGGTCAGTCCTGTCAATATTTTACAGTTTTTTTCAAGGAGGATCCGGAAGGAGAACCCGTTTTTATTGTTGACAATCAAAAAACCAGGTTGTATTTTGTCGACAATCGACTGTTGACAGTCAAAAGAAAAGGCTGCTTCAATGACATTCATGGCCGCACAAAGTTTGCCGGAACAGATTGCCGACCACATCCGGGAAAAAATCATCCGGTTTGAGCTCAAACCGGGCGAAAACATTCGTGAAGCGCAACTGGCCGCCGATCTCCAGGTCAGCCGCAGCCCGGTCCGCGAGGCACTGAAGTTACTGGAAAAGCAGCGGCTGGTGGAACAGACCCCGCGCAAGGGAACCAAGGTCACCGGCCTTTCCAGTGAATACATCACCTCTCTTTACAATATTACCGGCGCCCTGATTATGCTGGCCGCCAAAGAGTGTACGGAAAAAAGCACACCGGAGGACCTGCGAAAGATCAACCAGACCGTCCTTGACGCGGCCGACGCCGTGCGCCGTAAGGATATTCACGCTTATTACACGGCCTTTTTCGATTTCAGCCTGGCCTGTCTGAAGGCCGCCCGGGACCCGCTGCTGGAGGAAATGATTCTGGATCTGCTGCCGGGTGTCCGCCGCATGCAATATCTGACGTTTACGCTGCGTAGAGAAAGCCTGTATGAAAACCTGGCGGTTATCGAAAGAGGCAACGGCTATCTGCAGCAGGGAAACAGCAACATGGCCGTGGAAACGGTTTTTGAATACATCACCAAGGAAAAAGAGGTCGCCCTGAAAACACTGGAAACCGGACTTCAGATTATCAAGGACCTGCCGGTCAGCACCGTCAGGGAACCTGCCGTCAAATCAAACGAACACCGGGAGCAATTATAACATTATGGAAAAACAAGAAAAATTCTCTTTACCATCAGGGGCAACGGAAAACCCGGCTTTTCGGGAACTGCTGGAGCAGATCAGCAACACCAGAGAAATGCGGTTGCTGGCCGGAAACCTTATCCCCGAGCTGATCCGCCTGTGGGCGGTCAGCGGAACCGGCGCGGGCATGGCCAGAAGCACCTTCCGGAAAAGCGTCGCGGCTGCTGCCGGCGGTAGCATCAGAAACGCCATGCTGGATGAACAAGGGCTGGCCCAGGCGCCGGAACTGCATACGCTTGCGGGCGATCCGGGGTTCGCACGCCGGGCCTCCGCCCAGGCCGGGGAAATGGCCGGCAGCGTGCTGGCCGTGCTGACGAAAACCGCCGGAGTGATCGAAAGCCTTGACGTGAACGTGAAAAAGGAGCTGATCGAAACGATCATCCGCGATCTTTCCACCGGCAAAAGCGCCACCCTGATCACCTCCTGCCTGCGCGCCGTAAACGACATTCATAAAAACGAACCCGGGTTCCTGGCCCGCGTTCTGGCCCCGGAGTTTGAAAAATGGCTCCGTAACATGGACTTCGGCGAACTAAAAGAGGTCCTCGAATCCAGCACCCCGGGAATTTCCACACTGGTCCAGATGATCAATACGACCCTGTGGAAATACCCTGCCAAGGTGATCTCGCTGGTGGTTCTGCTGCCCTCCTTCATTAATATAGCCCTGGACGCCATCGCCCAAACAGCCGGCTCCTTCAACGAAAAAGGCACTCCCGACATGGTGGCCGACGTCCTGCTCTCCGTTTTAAAAGAAACGGACGCCCGGGCGGTGGCCCGGCTGATTAACGAACAGGCCGAAATGATCCGGGGCTTTCATGTGGGCTGCGCCCTGATCGGCGAGCCCGGCTCACCCCAGTTGCCCAACGATCTGTCCACCGTGCTCGATGCCGTTTTCAAAGGAATAAACCGTGACGTGCTGTGGAAAGCCAGGGGCGCGCTGGCGGATTTGAAAAGCCAGGCCAGTTGCGCTCTCACGGATGTCCTGGCGGACAATCCGGACATACTGACCGGCATCCTGGCCTCGAACAGCGCGGTTCACAATGCCCGCATCCGGGCCATCAGCCACCGGCTGTCCACCCTGGAGGGGTTTGTTCCCGAGGCCATCACCGGCGCGATGGGTCATTCCCTGGCCGGACTGGATGTTCAGGAAGGCGCCAGTATTATAAATTCCGCGGCCGCGCTCCTGACCCGGCTGCTTGACGCCCGGCCTGAAGAAATCAAAGACAAGGCCAAAGCCCTGGTTGACGCCCTGGATCTCTACGGTGTTTCGCAGCTCATGGAAACAACCGGAGCGGTGGTCGGCCAGGCCCTTCGGCCGCTGGCCCGGGCCGTCGTCCCCGGTCTGGCGCGGGGGCTCTTCAGTGCCCTGACGGCCGAGGATGACGAATTCGAGGATACCGCTGAAGCCGCACGGAAGACGCTGGCTGATTTACTCAAGTAAAGGGAGGCTGAATATAATGTTTGATTCTTTTTACGAGGCCACGACCACCATTTTCAACCAGTCGATTCAGGCCTGGAAGGAAAGCGGTAAAAAAGTCGTCGGCTACACCTGTTCCTATGTGCCGGCGGAAATTTTCTTCGCCGCCGATATTCTGCCGGTCCGCATCCGGGGCATTGAAACCGAAGGCATGGATATCGGCGACGCCTACTTCGGCCCCTTTATCTGCTCTTTTCCCAAATGCATCCTGCAGCTGGCCGGCAAGGGCAAATACCGCTTTCTGGACGGCGCCATCATTACCCCCGGCTGCGACGCCATGCGCCGGCTGGACGAATGCTGGCGGAAGGCCGGGGAGGATTACCAGGGAATCGTGCCGCCGTTTTTCTATTATTTTGACGTACCCCATAAGACCCTGCCCCACGGCATGAAATGGTTCCAGGAGGAAATCCGGTATCTGATCGATTTCGTGCAAAAGCACTTCGGTCTCTCCATCAGCGACGAGGCCCTGCGAAAAGCCATCGCGCTTTACAACCAGGGCCGGCAGATGCTCCGGGAGCTGGAGGAGATCCGTACCCGGGCCGACGTGCCCATTACCGGGACCGAGGCGTTTGCCGTGACCGTGGCCGGCACGGTCATGCCCCGGGACGTGTACACGGAAAAACTGGGCCGGCTCCTGGAAAGCCTCAAGACCCGACCGCCGGTTTCGGCCGGAAAAAAGCGGCTCATGGTCATCGGCAGCATCAGCGACGACATTGAGATCGTCGAGCTGATCGAAAAAAATCCCAACGCCCTGGTGGTGGCCGAAAACCTCTGCTTCGGCGTGCGCTACGAGGGAAACCTGGTGGCGGAAACCGGCGATCCGGTCATGGCCATGGCCGAGAGCTATCTGGGCGAGTGTACCTGCCCCCGGATGTTCGGCAAGTACCCGGAGCGACTGGAAATCCTCAAGGAAAAAATCGCCGCTGCCGCCATCGACGGCGTCATCATGCAGAACATCCGTTTCTGTGACCTGCACGGATCGGAACACGGTCTGCTGGAGCGGGACCTGGAAAAAGCGGGCATTCCCTGCCTGAAAATCGAACGGGAATACGGCCCGCTGACGGACACCGGCCGCATGCAGATGAGAATTCAGGCCTTTCTGGAGAGAATCTCCAAATAGAACCTACCGAAATTCAGGAGGACGGGTATGAGAGCGGAAGTAAAGGAATATAATTTTGACTGGATGATGAACCGCGGCGTCGCGGCGGCTTCTCTGGCCGCGGACGGTACGGTCAAGGAAAGGGATCTTTTGCTGCGGTATGTGCCCTACTTCAAAGGCCCCCTGGAGGCCATTCTGGGGGAAGGCGAGCCGGGCGCGGAGTTTCTGAAAATGATGGCCAAATTCTTCGATAACCTGCTGACGGCCCACCAGAAAGGGAAAAAAATCGCCGCCACCACCTTTTGCTTTTCCCCGGCGATCCTTTATGCCGTGGACGCCGTGCCGGTGACCTTTGAAATCCTCACCGCCCTGGCCAGCATGATGTGGAAACGCGGCGCCTTCGACTACCTGGATTTCGCCTGCGAGGCCGGCCTGACGGAAACCTCCTGTTCCTCGCAGAGAGGCGCCATCGGCGCCTATTTCGCGGGGCTGGGAGAAGAACCCGACTTCATGGTCTGCGACACGCCCGGCGTCTGCGACACCAACGCCAATGCCTTTGCCTTTGCCTCCAACTACCTCAACAAACCCTTCTTCCAGCTCAACTATCCCCAGCGACTCAATGACGGCCGCACCAGCCAGTATCATATCGACGATTTCAAGGCGCTGATCACGTTCCTGGAGGAGCAGACCGGCAACAAGATGGATTACGACCGGCTCAAACGCGTTCTCCTGGAAGTGGAAAAGCAGGACACCATCATCGCCGACATGGAAGACATGCAGATGGCCGTTCCCAGTCCGGTGCCGCCCCTGTACAACATGTTCATCTACGCCGGCCGCTTCATCTGCTCCGGCCTGCCCGAGTACACCACGGCCCTTGAAAAAATGCGGACTGCCGTCCGGCGGAACCTGGAGAACGGAATCTGCGGCCTGAAATCAGGGGTCGAGAAAAAGCGGTTGTTCATGTGTTATATCGATCACTACACCGTGGACATGACCTTCTGGAAATGGCTCGACTACAAAGGACTCTCTCACCTGGGTTCCATCCTGTCCAAAACCTTCATGGAAGGCACGGGCTATACCAAAGACATCGACGGGTCGGCCTATAAAATGGACACCAGTTCCGAGGAGGCCATGCTCAACAGCATCGCCCAGCTCAACGCCCGCCTGCCCATGGTCCGTTCCATCCGCGGTCCTTATGACCAGCCCAACATGTGGCTGGACGAAACCCTGGCCGTGGCCCGGGCCTACAAGGCGGATTGCATCATCTACAACGGCACGCCGGGCTGCCGCAACACCTGGGGCATGGTCAAACCGTTTGCCCGGGATCTTGAAAAAATGGGATATCCGACTTTTATCATGTATGACGACGCTTTTGACGATCGGGTGGAATCGTGGGAAAACACCAGAGCCCGGCTGGAAGAATTTTTTACCGTAAGGGGGTTGCTATGAGTATTGTCGCCGGATGCGATGTCGGTTCGCTGACATCCAAGGCCGTTATCATGAACGGCCAGAAAATTATCGGATCAGCTATCATCCGCTCCAAGGCCCGGCCCGAGGAGTCGGCCATGGCGGCCATGGATGAGGCCCTGGGGTCGGCCGCAAAGGCGGCGGCCATGGACAAACCCCTGGCGGCGGCCGGGACAACACTGAACCAGATCGCCTATTCCGTCGGTACCGGATACGGCCGGGATAAAATACCCTTCATCAACGAAACCCGCTCGGAAATCGCCTGCCACGGCAAAGGCGCCCGCTGGATGGTGCCGACGGTGAGAACCGTGATCGACATCGGCGGTCAGGACTGCAAGGCCATCAAGTTAAATGACGCCGGCGAAGTGGAAAATTTCATCACCAACGACAAATGCGCCTCGGGCACCGGCCGCTTTCTGGAGGTCATGGCCGATGTCCTGAATGTGGGCATCCATGAGCTGGGAGAAATGTCCGCCCGGGCGCGTTCCCCGATCATGCTGGCCTCCACCTGTACGGTCTGGGCCCAGGCGGATGTCATCAAGTACCTGAACTCGGGGTACCTGCTGGAAGATATCGGCGCCGGCATCAACAGCGCCATGGCCAAGCGGGTGGCCATCCTGGCCAACACCATCAAGGTGGAAAAAGAGATCTGCATGACCGGCGGCGTGGCCAAAAACAGCGGCGTGGTCGCCACCCTGGAAAAGATTCTCGGGCACCGCATCCGGAAAATCAGGCGGGCCGATCCCCAACTGGCGGGCGCCATTGGAGCGGCGGTATTCGCGTTTGAAAAACTCAATGGGCAGCAGGGAGAAAAGATATGATTACAGCAGGCTGTGATATCGGTTCGCTGACCGCCAAGGCCGTTATATTAAAAGACAATAAAATAATCGGCCAGGAAGTGATCCGCGTCAAAACCAATCCGGCGGAATCCGCCAACGAGGTCCTGCGGCTGGCCCTTGAAAAGGCCGGGGTTTCCCAGTCGGATATCCGGGCCGCGGTCGGTACCGGTTACGGCAAGGATCATATCTCCTTTGCCGCTTCGACCCAGTCCGAAATCTCCTGCCACGCCAAGGGCGCCTGGTGGAACCTGCCGTCAGTCCGCACCATCATCGACATCGGCGGTCAGGACGCCAAGGCCATCCGCATCGATGAAAAAGGCAACGTCGCCCGCTATATTTATAATGACAAATGCGCTGCCGGCACCGGCCGTTTTCTTGAGGTCATGGCCAGGGCGATGGAAGTGAAGCTGGAAGAGATGGGCGCTCTTTCCGCGCAGGCAAAGGAAAAAATCCGGATTTCCAACCAGTGCGTCATCTTCGCCGAAACCGAGGTGGTCTCGCTGATCAACGAAGGACGGGATGTCCGCGATATCATCAACGGCCTGCACCATGCCA harbors:
- a CDS encoding branched-chain amino acid ABC transporter permease, whose amino-acid sequence is MDSGGQFSDFLQFLFMGIQRGCIYAMVAMGFNIIYNATGIINFAQGEFVVLGGLMMVTLTMVLPLPLPVAFMLTAAFVMAVGVLMERATINPVKNPSVLRLIIITIAVSILIKGLAMLFWGKESRHMRHFSGEESLHVLGATILPQTLWIIGALVLTVGLFVYFFNYTMTGKSMRACAINRDAARLAGINDRNLIMLSFALSAAIGAIAGIIITPVIQMDYGRGALLGLKGFGAAVVGGLGNSFGAVAAGLILGVIEAMAAGYISSHYMDAVALLILLIVLFVRPSGIFGDREAARFKEF
- a CDS encoding ABC transporter substrate-binding protein, with the protein product MKKTVLALAVGLVLLTVWGGMVYAETEEIRIGCLFAVTGKAAWLGEPEKKTAEMLADEINAAGGINGRKIKLIIEDDQADNTRAVTAVKKLIEKDKVCAIIGPSVTGTTMAIIPIMQEAKIPLVSCAAAAAIVEPVAERYWIFKTPQKDSDAVRRIYEHMISKGIKDVGLITATSGFGDAGRTQLKALAAEYKINLVADETYAPTDTDMTAQLVNIRKANAQAVINWSIEPAQAIVPKNMKQLNLTIPLYQSHGFGNIKYAEAAGEAGEGIIFPAGRLLAVDTLAADHPQKAVLTEYKTKYEAKFNEPVSTFGGHAFDALHIVVNALKKVGDDPAKLRDAIETTEFTGTGGAFKMSAQDHSGLDKNAFEMLTVKGGKFVVLED
- a CDS encoding ACT domain-containing protein, with protein sequence MTAHNRITQLSVFLENRSGRIAHIATALGEAGVNIRAMALADSSDFGILRLIVNDNEKALAALKERGFIVKQNEVVAVQVPDEAGALGRTLAGIEEQGLNIEYLYAFIEKPGESAMLIFRFDDVDRAIALLKGANIRMLE
- a CDS encoding GntR family transcriptional regulator, producing the protein MAAQSLPEQIADHIREKIIRFELKPGENIREAQLAADLQVSRSPVREALKLLEKQRLVEQTPRKGTKVTGLSSEYITSLYNITGALIMLAAKECTEKSTPEDLRKINQTVLDAADAVRRKDIHAYYTAFFDFSLACLKAARDPLLEEMILDLLPGVRRMQYLTFTLRRESLYENLAVIERGNGYLQQGNSNMAVETVFEYITKEKEVALKTLETGLQIIKDLPVSTVREPAVKSNEHREQL
- a CDS encoding 2-hydroxyacyl-CoA dehydratase family protein; its protein translation is MFDSFYEATTTIFNQSIQAWKESGKKVVGYTCSYVPAEIFFAADILPVRIRGIETEGMDIGDAYFGPFICSFPKCILQLAGKGKYRFLDGAIITPGCDAMRRLDECWRKAGEDYQGIVPPFFYYFDVPHKTLPHGMKWFQEEIRYLIDFVQKHFGLSISDEALRKAIALYNQGRQMLRELEEIRTRADVPITGTEAFAVTVAGTVMPRDVYTEKLGRLLESLKTRPPVSAGKKRLMVIGSISDDIEIVELIEKNPNALVVAENLCFGVRYEGNLVAETGDPVMAMAESYLGECTCPRMFGKYPERLEILKEKIAAAAIDGVIMQNIRFCDLHGSEHGLLERDLEKAGIPCLKIEREYGPLTDTGRMQMRIQAFLERISK
- a CDS encoding 2-hydroxyacyl-CoA dehydratase family protein; this encodes MRAEVKEYNFDWMMNRGVAAASLAADGTVKERDLLLRYVPYFKGPLEAILGEGEPGAEFLKMMAKFFDNLLTAHQKGKKIAATTFCFSPAILYAVDAVPVTFEILTALASMMWKRGAFDYLDFACEAGLTETSCSSQRGAIGAYFAGLGEEPDFMVCDTPGVCDTNANAFAFASNYLNKPFFQLNYPQRLNDGRTSQYHIDDFKALITFLEEQTGNKMDYDRLKRVLLEVEKQDTIIADMEDMQMAVPSPVPPLYNMFIYAGRFICSGLPEYTTALEKMRTAVRRNLENGICGLKSGVEKKRLFMCYIDHYTVDMTFWKWLDYKGLSHLGSILSKTFMEGTGYTKDIDGSAYKMDTSSEEAMLNSIAQLNARLPMVRSIRGPYDQPNMWLDETLAVARAYKADCIIYNGTPGCRNTWGMVKPFARDLEKMGYPTFIMYDDAFDDRVESWENTRARLEEFFTVRGLL
- a CDS encoding acyl-CoA dehydratase activase; translation: MSIVAGCDVGSLTSKAVIMNGQKIIGSAIIRSKARPEESAMAAMDEALGSAAKAAAMDKPLAAAGTTLNQIAYSVGTGYGRDKIPFINETRSEIACHGKGARWMVPTVRTVIDIGGQDCKAIKLNDAGEVENFITNDKCASGTGRFLEVMADVLNVGIHELGEMSARARSPIMLASTCTVWAQADVIKYLNSGYLLEDIGAGINSAMAKRVAILANTIKVEKEICMTGGVAKNSGVVATLEKILGHRIRKIRRADPQLAGAIGAAVFAFEKLNGQQGEKI
- a CDS encoding acyl-CoA dehydratase activase, with translation MITAGCDIGSLTAKAVILKDNKIIGQEVIRVKTNPAESANEVLRLALEKAGVSQSDIRAAVGTGYGKDHISFAASTQSEISCHAKGAWWNLPSVRTIIDIGGQDAKAIRIDEKGNVARYIYNDKCAAGTGRFLEVMARAMEVKLEEMGALSAQAKEKIRISNQCVIFAETEVVSLINEGRDVRDIINGLHHAMANRVASLAKSIEVHEDVVMTGGVAKNSGMFNALSEGLGVPVKALPIDPQINGALGAALFAAELAAGK